A stretch of Argiope bruennichi chromosome 10, qqArgBrue1.1, whole genome shotgun sequence DNA encodes these proteins:
- the LOC129989139 gene encoding zinc metalloproteinase nas-7-like, protein MIKLSVFILTITFIFYGLCAKPLRKQRIRRNAYRNESRLWPKAVVPYTIDDEYSKQERSVIEKAMKDIQSISCIRFKKHNTEKAFVEIVRGKGCRAVVGYIGRRSKLTLGHGCIWVARVLHELLHVLGFFHEHTRPDRDDFVTIFDDNIKTASINNFRKMSESKVTTFGLPYDFKSVLHYHDREFAIDRTKKTIEPKVPVGKVIIGKAEELSKMDILKLNKLYHCPKKKHYEFEDEGSGQTELEDNFIVVSM, encoded by the exons ATGATAAAGTTATCTGTCTTCATTTTAACAATTACTTTCATCTTTTATGGATTATGCGCAAAA cctCTTCGTAAACAACGAATCCGACGCAATGCTTACAGAAATGAAAGCAGGCTTTGGCCAAAAGCTGTTGTTCCTTATACAATCGATGATGAATATA GCAAACAAGAGCGGAGCGTGATCGAAAAAGCGATGAAGGACATTCAATCCATTAGCTGCATCCGATTCAAGAAGCACAACACTGAGAAGGCTTTCGTTGAAATAGTTCGAGGCAAAGG ATGCAGGGCTGTAGTGGGCTACATCGGCAGACGATCCAAGCTGACTCTGGGACACGGATGCATCTGGGTGGCGAGGGTTCTTCATGAGCTGCTACATGTGCTCGGCTTTTTCCACGAACATACTAGACCAGACAGGGACGACTTCGTCACCATATTTGACGATAATATAAAAACCG CGTCCATCAACAACTTCCGTAAGATGTCTGAGTCGAAAGTTACCACCTTTGGCCTTCCGTACGATTTCAAATCAGTCCTGCATTATCACGACAGGGAGTTTGCAATCGACAGAACTAAAAAGACAATCGAACCGAAAGTGCCAGTAGGGAAAGTAATCATTGGCAAAGCGGAAGAGCTCTCCAAAATGGACATTCTAAAACTGAACAAACTTTACCATTGTCCGAAGAAAAAGCATTACGAATTTGAAGACGAAGGATCGGGCCAAACAGAACTGGAAGACAATTTCATTGTTGTGTCCATGTGA
- the LOC129988623 gene encoding TD and POZ domain-containing protein 3-like, with protein MADNGDTNRKCFTFSWTIENVSYCWQKKGKQIVSPTFVADTIEETKWKLCLYPRGKENEDFIAYYIHREMDSKGPENIELEYELAFLTEDGSILVSSNSNKRTFPRNWGYGSKEFVKRHILFNKISTNLFPDTIIARCRLWKQVGEIVEEVQCFARTRIGVEYRSFTWKIENFSTFEGNKEINHSIMSASKDKKFMGVQMCFGGGPKCEGSISLELIACDQRIRYFSLHLFVLDSTGNSMDSNKEEFWFDSLLERKECTLCFTKHELMDKKSLYLPNNVLSLRFECAFSFGIVLEEIQKIQYGSFDLKPTNPVKQNVKDPKQHFLPNRVLIDDLKTLYNKSILSDIKLKTATGTFHAHKNILSVRSPVFQEMFKSNMKEKIEEYINIEDLTDDTVKKMLLYIYTGEIGNLNWESASKLYVAADKYEIITLKNECSSYLKSNLCSTNACDLLLLADLHGDKDFKSFVQDFILKHDKAIINSDEWKCFMETNLKLAADTLCLKYKQ; from the coding sequence ATGGCTGATAACGGTGATACAAACcgaaaatgttttacattttcatgGACAATAGAAAATGTTAGTTATTGCTGGcaaaagaaaggaaaacaaattGTCAGTCCAACTTTTGTCGCTGACACAATAGAAGAGACAAAGTGGAAACTATGTTTGTATCCTAGAGGGAAAGAAAACGAGGATTTCATTGCTTATTATATTCACAGAGAAATGGACAGCAAAGGCCCAGAGAATATAGAATTAGAATACGAACTCGCTTTCCTGACAGAAGACGGCTCAATTCTTGTTTCATCGAATTCGAACAAAAGGACCTTTCCCAGAAATTGGGGTTATGGTTCCAAAGAGTTTGTAAAACGGCATATCCTTTTCAACAAGATTTCTACCAACTTATTTCCTGATACTATAATTGCTCGTTGTAGATTATGGAAGCAAGTAGGAGAAATTGTTGAAGAAGTGCAGTGTTTCGCACGCACGCGAATCGGCGTGGAATACAGGTCTTTTACTTGGAAAATTGAGAATTTCAGCACTTTTGAAGGCAACAAGGAAATTAACCATTCTATCATGTCAGCGTCAAAAGACAAAAAGTTTATGGGTGTGCAAATGTGTTTCGGTGGAGGACCAAAATGTGAAGGATCAATTAGTCTTGAATTAATTGCCTGTGACCaaagaataagatatttttctcTCCATTTGTTTGTTTTAGATTCTACCGGAAATTCAATGGACTCCAACAAAGAAGAATTCTGGTTTGATAGTCTACTTGAACGTAAAGAATGCACCCTATGCTTTACGAAACACGAATTAATGGATAAGAAAAGTTTGTATTTACCGAATAACGTTCTGTCGTTGCGATTTGAATGTGCTTTTTCTTTTGGAATCGTTCTAGAGGAGATTCAAAAGATTCAGTATGGATCCTTTGATTTAAAACCTACTAATCCTGTTAAGCAAAATGTGAAAGACCCCAAACAACATTTCCTCCCGAACAGAGTTTTGATTGATGATCTCAAAACTTTGTATAATAAAAGTATCCTTTCAGACATAAAACTCAAAACAGCAACGGGAACGTTCCATGCTCATAAAAACATTCTCAGTGTTCGATCTCCTGTATTCcaagaaatgttcaaaagcaacaTGAAAGAAAAGATAGAAGAATACATTAATATTGAAGATCTGACCGACGATACGGTGAAGAAgatgcttttatatatttataccgGTGAAATTGGTAACTTAAATTGGGAAAGTGCATCCAAATTATACGTGGCTgctgataaatatgaaattatcactttgaaaaatgaatgttctTCTTACTTAAAGTCTAATTTGTGTTCAACGAATGCGTGTGATTTGCTACTTCTTGCAGATTTACATGGTGACAAAGATTTTAAAAGCTTCGTacaggattttattttaaagcacgATAAAGCCATCATCAACTCGGACGAATGGAAATGTTTTATGGAAACAAACCTGAAATTAGCTGCTGATACTTTGTGTCTTAAGTATAAACAATAG